A window of the Desulfobacula toluolica Tol2 genome harbors these coding sequences:
- a CDS encoding transglutaminase-like domain-containing protein, with product MKKELNFKITILIMLAVFCGYHHSYAKTGATPFETHFSGWKLGYDNMILFKEAFKMKNDYNEYSLCSSKLPGLITNYIFKEWNFSWKNKEYTFLDSNAFIKLGRLDATIVCINKSYSIADKETGRTILEAVLNDNLDGTKSQFLIAINGKGVIVEGLDRGKRINKNFKELKLPYNLNEGILDGLEGETILKWSEFDTDSLTIEKKRAQAVKRKDNTFKISMLDNSGIEMIYDANSDRMIRVSSPQMDMNICQIETALLERSKELKELVSIEVTTDCWLPPEDDLQGLKARLIFKNKTGKQIIIEQNKRQSIEKVPGKPHEIVVSVHAEKEPSFEEINQINLIDYTKEMHRFLKPENTIQSNESEIRKTADEIIGHEKNPYYQSKLLAQWVHKNIKSTYDVLDGNALETLKTRRGDCSENAKLFVALARSIGIPSRLVSGWKGGITGFGGHEWSEVYLGKWIEIDPSTGELSSGIYIRDYVSEEFDTYRKLEQIKIEQLFYKNKMVTIDKTRPYSILNTKNYYNRFFGIAFKIPENTVSVNSKSIDSLLTLLIKKATPLKAITLSVTSSVGSFESELNNYAENHSFYGSKYTDFSSFVYNDKKVVVYELLVKESNQKFIGYYIPLKDNLGLIFTCLGEDIKKKFWSKLPPYIATMVSSLQITSPDIGKEIVIN from the coding sequence ATGAAAAAAGAACTGAATTTTAAAATAACTATATTAATCATGCTGGCTGTGTTTTGCGGCTATCATCATTCATATGCAAAAACTGGTGCTACGCCTTTTGAAACACATTTTTCAGGCTGGAAATTGGGTTATGATAATATGATTCTTTTCAAAGAGGCTTTCAAAATGAAAAATGATTATAACGAGTATAGCCTATGTTCATCAAAATTACCTGGGTTAATAACCAATTATATATTTAAAGAATGGAATTTCTCATGGAAAAATAAGGAGTACACTTTTTTAGATTCGAATGCTTTTATCAAATTGGGCCGTTTAGATGCGACAATTGTATGTATAAACAAAAGTTATTCTATCGCGGACAAGGAAACCGGACGAACGATTTTAGAAGCTGTGTTAAATGATAATTTAGATGGAACAAAATCACAATTTTTAATCGCAATAAACGGTAAAGGGGTTATTGTTGAGGGCCTGGATAGAGGGAAAAGGATTAATAAAAATTTCAAAGAGTTAAAACTCCCATATAATTTGAATGAAGGAATATTGGATGGACTTGAGGGCGAAACAATACTTAAATGGTCTGAGTTTGATACTGACTCTTTGACTATTGAAAAAAAACGGGCACAAGCTGTGAAAAGAAAAGATAATACTTTTAAAATAAGCATGCTCGACAACTCAGGCATTGAGATGATCTATGATGCCAATTCAGATAGAATGATAAGAGTCTCTTCCCCTCAAATGGATATGAATATTTGCCAGATTGAGACAGCTCTTCTCGAAAGAAGTAAAGAACTTAAGGAATTAGTATCCATAGAGGTTACTACAGACTGCTGGCTTCCCCCTGAAGATGATCTCCAGGGATTAAAGGCCAGATTAATTTTTAAAAACAAAACAGGCAAACAAATTATAATTGAACAAAATAAAAGACAAAGTATAGAAAAAGTACCTGGTAAACCCCATGAAATAGTGGTTTCTGTTCATGCAGAAAAAGAGCCTTCTTTTGAGGAGATCAATCAAATCAATTTGATTGATTATACAAAAGAAATGCATCGATTCCTTAAACCTGAAAATACCATTCAGTCTAATGAAAGTGAAATCCGAAAAACTGCAGATGAAATTATTGGGCATGAAAAGAATCCTTATTATCAGTCAAAGCTGCTTGCCCAATGGGTTCATAAAAATATTAAAAGTACATATGATGTTCTTGATGGCAATGCACTTGAAACATTGAAAACAAGGCGCGGCGATTGCAGTGAAAATGCAAAGCTGTTCGTAGCGTTGGCCAGATCAATAGGAATTCCATCGAGATTAGTCTCTGGATGGAAGGGAGGAATAACAGGCTTTGGGGGGCACGAATGGTCAGAAGTTTACCTGGGAAAGTGGATTGAAATTGACCCAAGTACCGGGGAACTATCCTCAGGTATATATATAAGGGACTACGTATCTGAAGAATTCGATACTTATAGGAAGCTTGAGCAAATTAAAATCGAACAGCTATTTTATAAAAACAAAATGGTTACGATAGATAAAACAAGGCCGTATTCGATTCTTAATACAAAAAATTATTATAACCGTTTCTTTGGTATTGCCTTTAAAATCCCAGAAAATACAGTATCTGTTAATTCAAAATCCATTGATTCTCTGTTAACACTTTTAATTAAGAAAGCTACCCCACTGAAGGCAATAACTCTTAGTGTTACATCCTCAGTTGGCAGTTTTGAAAGCGAGCTAAATAACTATGCAGAAAATCATTCGTTTTATGGTTCAAAGTACACTGATTTTTCAAGCTTTGTGTATAACGACAAAAAAGTCGTTGTATACGAGTTGTTGGTTAAAGAATCCAATCAGAAATTCATAGGCTATTATATCCCGCTAAAGGATAATTTAGGATTGATTTTTACCTGCCTTGGAGAAGATATTAAAAAGAAGTTCTGGTCCAAATTACCTCCTTATATCGCTACTATGGTTTCCTCTTTGCAAATAACGAGTCCCGATATTGGAAAAGAAATAGTTATCAATTAG
- the gmhB gene encoding D-glycero-beta-D-manno-heptose 1,7-bisphosphate 7-phosphatase, which translates to MEYTVFLDRDGVINKDSSEYIKDPSEFAFIPNSPEAIALLTKNNFNVIVITNQSLIGRHMATPDTLQAIFEKMKKGVKKAGGEIKDIFFCPHVPEDKCFCRKPMPGLIFDAKKKYPIDLAQSCMVGDSAKDIECARNAGCSKAVLVKTGNGKTAKADLRKKGITPDHIASDLYEAACWIIKSVKF; encoded by the coding sequence ATGGAATATACTGTGTTTCTGGACCGGGACGGGGTCATCAACAAGGATTCTTCCGAATATATAAAAGACCCGTCAGAGTTTGCCTTTATCCCAAACAGCCCGGAAGCCATTGCCCTTCTTACAAAAAATAATTTCAATGTTATTGTGATCACCAACCAGTCGTTGATCGGCAGACACATGGCCACCCCGGACACATTGCAAGCTATTTTTGAAAAAATGAAAAAAGGTGTGAAAAAGGCGGGAGGAGAGATCAAGGATATTTTTTTTTGTCCCCATGTACCTGAAGACAAGTGTTTCTGCAGAAAACCCATGCCAGGATTAATTTTTGATGCAAAAAAAAAATACCCAATTGACCTTGCACAGTCCTGCATGGTGGGTGACAGTGCCAAAGATATTGAATGTGCCCGTAATGCCGGGTGTTCAAAAGCCGTACTGGTTAAAACCGGCAATGGAAAAACAGCTAAAGCCGACCTTCGTAAAAAAGGCATCACACCGGATCATATTGCTTCTGACTTATATGAAGCCGCTTGTTGGATCATCAAGAGTGTAAAGTTTTAA
- the recD2 gene encoding SF1B family DNA helicase RecD2 — translation MITIKGILDKVTYQNRENHYTVAKLRIPKISDPVTIVGYLAGVVEGEGLEISGKWVSHPRYGDQFKAQSYKVVLPATVSGIRKYLGSGMIKGIGKSLAEKIVDYFAENTLDIIENEPEKLKRIHGIGEVKKNRIEKAWNKHHSVRRVMQFLQENDVGVYHAATILQTYGSEALNILQHDPYVIARDIPQIGFPIADMIAMKAGVQKDDENRLQACLIHILLSFEQEGHVYGLKQEVFLSGSRTSGVEPDKFEQALKALTDSDDIKIQIDDDETKLYLKRLYHAESGIASRMKAILSCVKNVASLPQQVGKDKILEEVLTKIAVKLSKEQLNVVTKVLHEKIVVITGGPGTGKTTLIRALCEIFKLQNQKVVLSAPTGRAARRLSEVTGKQAFTLHKLLGFDHESQTFEKNFANPLELDIFIVDEASMVDTQLMYCLIEALPVFASLIIVGDTFQLPSVGPGNVLSDIIDSNRVKVFFLTKIFRQAKQSPIIMHAHSIRNGEMPDLQKPGEGQLSEFYFIENQRPEKVVETILELCSKRIPQAFPHIDEIQVLTPMHRGEAGTINLNQQLQKVLNDSKGGIAAGGITFKANDKVMHLKNNYDKEVFNGDIGIIHEIIKSENKVMVDYDGRIVEYDILELDELALAYAISVHKSQGSEYAAVIIALTTAHFPLLQRNLLYTAMTRGKKLVVIVGSSKAMELALNNNKTALRLTGLKQKLMSV, via the coding sequence ATGATAACCATCAAAGGCATTTTAGACAAAGTCACCTATCAGAATCGGGAAAATCATTATACGGTTGCAAAACTTCGAATTCCTAAAATCAGTGATCCTGTTACCATTGTTGGATATCTTGCCGGAGTGGTTGAAGGTGAAGGCCTTGAAATATCAGGAAAATGGGTTTCACATCCCAGGTATGGGGACCAGTTTAAAGCACAGTCGTACAAGGTTGTTTTGCCTGCCACTGTTTCAGGCATTCGCAAATATCTGGGCTCGGGTATGATTAAAGGCATTGGCAAATCCCTGGCCGAAAAAATAGTGGACTATTTTGCAGAAAACACCCTTGATATTATTGAAAACGAACCGGAAAAATTAAAACGTATTCACGGCATAGGAGAGGTCAAGAAAAACCGCATTGAAAAGGCATGGAACAAGCATCATTCCGTCAGAAGGGTCATGCAGTTCCTCCAGGAAAATGATGTGGGCGTGTACCATGCCGCCACCATTCTTCAAACTTATGGCTCCGAGGCTTTGAATATTTTGCAGCATGATCCATATGTCATTGCAAGGGATATCCCTCAAATAGGGTTTCCCATCGCCGATATGATTGCCATGAAAGCCGGGGTGCAAAAAGATGATGAAAACCGCCTTCAGGCATGCCTGATACATATCCTGTTGTCTTTTGAACAAGAGGGGCATGTGTATGGATTAAAACAAGAAGTGTTCCTGTCGGGTTCAAGAACATCGGGTGTGGAACCGGATAAGTTTGAGCAGGCCCTGAAAGCTTTGACTGACTCTGATGACATAAAGATCCAAATTGATGACGATGAAACAAAACTCTATCTTAAACGCCTTTATCATGCTGAGTCAGGTATTGCATCACGGATGAAAGCCATTTTATCCTGTGTGAAAAATGTGGCTTCTTTACCCCAACAAGTGGGAAAAGACAAGATTCTTGAAGAAGTGCTGACAAAAATTGCCGTAAAATTATCCAAAGAACAATTGAATGTTGTGACCAAAGTGCTGCATGAAAAAATTGTGGTCATCACAGGAGGGCCTGGAACCGGTAAAACAACCCTGATAAGGGCATTGTGTGAAATTTTTAAATTGCAGAATCAAAAGGTCGTATTAAGTGCGCCCACTGGCAGAGCTGCCAGGCGCCTTTCAGAGGTCACGGGAAAACAGGCCTTTACCCTGCACAAACTTTTGGGCTTTGATCATGAAAGCCAAACGTTTGAAAAAAATTTTGCCAATCCCCTTGAGCTGGATATTTTTATTGTGGATGAAGCCTCCATGGTGGATACACAGCTCATGTATTGTCTTATTGAAGCCCTGCCGGTATTTGCAAGCCTGATCATTGTCGGAGATACCTTTCAGCTGCCTTCCGTGGGACCGGGCAATGTGTTGTCCGATATCATTGATTCCAACCGTGTAAAAGTCTTTTTTTTGACAAAAATATTCAGACAGGCCAAACAAAGCCCTATTATCATGCATGCCCACAGCATCAGGAACGGAGAAATGCCTGACTTGCAAAAGCCCGGGGAAGGGCAATTATCGGAATTTTATTTTATTGAGAACCAGAGACCTGAAAAAGTGGTTGAAACCATTCTTGAACTTTGTTCAAAAAGAATTCCCCAGGCATTTCCCCATATTGATGAGATACAGGTATTAACGCCCATGCACCGGGGGGAGGCCGGAACCATTAACCTGAACCAACAGCTTCAAAAAGTGTTAAATGATTCTAAAGGCGGTATAGCTGCCGGAGGGATAACGTTTAAAGCCAATGACAAGGTTATGCATTTAAAAAACAATTATGACAAAGAGGTTTTTAACGGTGATATAGGTATTATTCATGAAATCATTAAATCTGAAAACAAAGTCATGGTGGATTATGACGGTCGAATTGTTGAATATGACATCCTGGAACTGGATGAACTAGCACTGGCCTATGCCATATCCGTCCACAAATCCCAGGGAAGTGAGTATGCAGCTGTTATTATTGCTCTGACAACGGCCCATTTTCCTCTTTTGCAGAGAAATCTTTTGTATACTGCCATGACCCGGGGCAAAAAGTTGGTGGTCATTGTGGGATCATCAAAAGCCATGGAATTGGCATTGAACAATAATAAAACCGCATTGCGCCTTACCGGGCTTAAACAAAAACTGATGAGTGTGTGA